AGGAATACACGAACATCTACTCGGTGAGCGAGTCGCCGAAGGACGGCGGCGTCATCTGGGCGGGCACTTCCGACGGCAACCTGCAGCTCACCCGGGACGCGGGCAAGCACTGGACCAACGTCATCGGCAACGTCACGGGGCTGCCGAAGGGAGCCTGGGTGAGCTGGGTCGAGGCGAGCCGCTTCGAGCCGGCGACCGCCTACGCGGCCTTCGACTTCCACACGGTGGGCGACATGCGGCCGTTCGCTTACCGCACGACCGATTTCGGGAAGACCTGGACGCGGATCGCGGGACCCGAGTCGGGCGTCCGCGGCTACGCGCACGTCATCCGGGAGGACACGGTCAAGCCTTCGCTTCTCTTCCTCGGCACCGAGTTCGGGCTCTGGATCTCGCCGGACGGCGGCGCCACCTGGGCGCAGTTCAAGGGAGGGGACTTCCCCGACGTCGCGGTGCGCGACCTCCAGATCCATCCGCGCGACAACGATCTCGTTCTCGCGACGCACGGGCGCGGTATCTGGATCGTCGACGACATCACGCCGCTGCGGCATCTCACGCCCGCCTCGCTTTCGAAGACCGCGATGTTCCTCCCGGGCCGTCCCGTCCAGCAGCGAATGCCCTCCAGCGGCGGCTGGGTCGAGGGTGACGCGACGTTCGTCGGGCAGAATCCGACCGGCGGCGCCGTCATCACGTACTACCAGCGGAGCCGCCATCTCTTCGGGCCGATCAAGCTCGAGATCCTGGACGCTTCGGGCAAGGTGATCGACTCGATCGCCGCCAGCAAGCAGCGCGGCGTCAACCGCGTGTTCTGGTCGATGCAGGTTCCTCCGCCGCGGGTGCCGCGAGCGGCGCAGCTCGCGTTCTATTCTTCGATCGGGCCGCGGGTGCCGCCGGGAACGTACACGGCGAGGCTGACGAAGGGGGGCGAGACGATCGAGCAGAAATTCGACGTCGTCGTCGACCGGCGGGCACCCTACGGCGCCGCCGAGCGCAAGGAGCAGTTCGACGCGGTGATGAAGGCGCACGCGCTCTTCGGAGAGATGAGCGCGCTCAACGACCGGGTCGACGCCGCTCGCGGAGCGGCGATGCGGGCGGCCAAGGGGCTGCCCGAGGGGGACGCGTTGAAGAAGAAGCTCGACGCGGCCGCCGGGAAGCTCGACGACGTCAAGAAGGAGATCGTGGCGACGAAGGAGGGAGGCGCGATCACCGGCGAAGAGCGGATTCGCGAGCACCTCGACGAGGTCTACGGCGCGCTCATGAGCTGGGAGGGAAAGCCCGCCGTTTACCAGGTCGATCGGGTCGAAGCTCTCCGGCGCGAGCTCGCCGACGTCGCGAAGGAGTTCGACGCGCTCGCGAAGAGCGACATCGGGCCGCTCAACGCGGAGCTCGCGAGCCGCAAGCTCCCGCCGATCCCGACGGGGGAGGGCTCGCCCGCCCGTCCGTAGCGTTTCACGTTCCGGCAAATCCGCCGCCCGGCTCCCCGAGGAGCCGGGCGGTTTTTTGCAGCCGGGGATCCTTCGCCGTCAGGCGAGCGGCCCTGTCATTGTTTACAAAGTCGGCGAAGATGATCCGAAAAAAGGGTCATTGCGAGGCCGCGGGCCGAAGCCTATTCGAAGAATGCGAGCATCAAAGATGCGAGCATCTGATCCGGGAGCAGATCGCCACGTCGCTTCCGCCTTCGCCAAGGCTATGGCGGACGTGTCGCTCCTCGCGATGACAAACCCCCAACTTTCATCGCGCATTGGCGAGATCCATCTCATGGGGTAGTTCGAGGAGCGACGCGACGGCTTGCCCGCCATAGCCTTGGCGGCGGCGGGAGGAATCTCGGTCGACCGCCGGAGTCCGCGACCGAGATCCCTCTCTCACGCGGCGCTTCGCGTCGCGTTCGCTCGGGATTCAGTTCGGAGTCTACCCGCCGAAGCTCCGCGAAGGCGGGCGCTCATGGCGATGAGCGCTGGGTGCTCAGATTTTTTCGGCGATCGCCTTGGCCTGGGTGAAGAGGTAGAGGTACTCGCGTCCCCCCGCCTTCGAGTCCGTTCCGGACATGTTGAATCCGCCGAACGGGTGCGCTCCCACGAGCGCGCCCGTGCACTTGCGGTTGATGTAGAGGTTGCCGCAGAAGAGATCGCGCTTGCCGCGCTCGATCCGCTTCGGATCGCTCGAATAGAGTGAACCGGTCAGCCCGTATTCGGTGTCGTTGGCGAGCGCGACCCCTTCGTCGAAATCGCGCGCGCGGATGACGGCGAGCACCGGACCGAAGATCTCCTCGCGCGCGATGCGGGCGCCGGGAGGAACGTCGTCGATCACCGTCGGCTGGACGTAGTACCCGGAGTCGGGTCCGGGCGCGCCGCCGGCGAGCACCTTTCCTTCGTTCCGGCCCGCCGCGACGTACTCGAGGATCTTCTTCTGCGCTCCGGCGTTGATGACGGGGCCGACGTTCGAGGCAGGATCGTCGGCGGGGCCGAGCTTGAGCGCTTTCGTCCGCTCCACGACCTTTCGGACGAGCGCGTCGTGGACGGAGTCGACGACGATCAGGCGCGAGCAGGCCGAGCACTTCTGTCCCTGGAACCCGAACGCGGAGGCGACCACGCCGGCCGCGGCGGAGTCGAGGTCCGCCGTCTCGTCGACGAGGATGAAGTCCTTTCCCCCCATCTCCAAGATCGCGCGCTTGATCCAGATCTGGCCCTTCGGCACCTTCGCCGCCTTTTCGTTGATCTCGAGGCCGACCGCTTTCGACCCGGTGAACGCGATGAAGCGGACTTTCGGCGACTCGACCAGGGCGTCGCCGACTTCGGCTCCGGGTCCGGTGACGAAGTTGAGCACGCCCGCCGGTGCTCCCGCTTCGACCGCCGCTTCGACGAACATCGTCGCGATGCCGGCGGTGTCGGAGGCGGGTTTCAGGACGACCGTGTTGCCGGCGACGATGGCCGCCGTCGTCATCCCGGCCAGGATGGCGAGTGGAAAGTTCCAGGGCGGGATCACCGCGCCGACGCCGAGCGGGAGGAACTCGAGCGCGCCGCGCTCGCCGGGGACCGGCGTCAGCGGCTGCGGCCGCGCGAGCCGATGCATCTCCCGGGCGTAGAACTCGCAGAAGTCGATCGCCTCGGCGGTATCGGCGTCGCCTTCGGGCCAGGTCTTCCCCGCCTCGAGCGACATCATCGCCGAGAACTCGTGCTTGCGCTCGCGCAGGATCGCGGCGATGCGGACGAGGAGCCCGCTGCGCTCGGAAACCGAGGCGTTCCTCCACGTCGCGAACGCCTCGTGAGCGGCGTCGACCGCGCGCAGCGCGTCGGCGCGGGTGCCCTTCGCGAAGCGGCCGATCACCTCGTCCTTGCGCGAGGGATTGCGCGATTCGAACGTCGCGGCGGCGGCGATCCACTCCCCGCCGACGTACAGACGGCCTTCGATCGGAAGCTTCGATCGGACGCGGTCGAGCGCGGCCGCGAAGAGCCGGCGGTTGTCCTCCGATGAAAAGTCGGTGAGCGGTTCGTTGTGGAATTCCGAAAACATCGGTCGTTCCTCCGAAGGAACGAATCTATCAGCTTCAAAATCCCGTTGTCGCCGTGAGGGTCGCCCGGATTTCGCGAGAGGAAGACCAGGCGCCGAGTTGAAGCG
The sequence above is a segment of the Thermoanaerobaculia bacterium genome. Coding sequences within it:
- the pruA gene encoding L-glutamate gamma-semialdehyde dehydrogenase, with amino-acid sequence MFSEFHNEPLTDFSSEDNRRLFAAALDRVRSKLPIEGRLYVGGEWIAAAATFESRNPSRKDEVIGRFAKGTRADALRAVDAAHEAFATWRNASVSERSGLLVRIAAILRERKHEFSAMMSLEAGKTWPEGDADTAEAIDFCEFYAREMHRLARPQPLTPVPGERGALEFLPLGVGAVIPPWNFPLAILAGMTTAAIVAGNTVVLKPASDTAGIATMFVEAAVEAGAPAGVLNFVTGPGAEVGDALVESPKVRFIAFTGSKAVGLEINEKAAKVPKGQIWIKRAILEMGGKDFILVDETADLDSAAAGVVASAFGFQGQKCSACSRLIVVDSVHDALVRKVVERTKALKLGPADDPASNVGPVINAGAQKKILEYVAAGRNEGKVLAGGAPGPDSGYYVQPTVIDDVPPGARIAREEIFGPVLAVIRARDFDEGVALANDTEYGLTGSLYSSDPKRIERGKRDLFCGNLYINRKCTGALVGAHPFGGFNMSGTDSKAGGREYLYLFTQAKAIAEKI
- a CDS encoding sialidase — translated: YQVYGGLQDNSSWFGDSAHPGGITNSQWTPIPNGDGFWTIPDPSDPDAVYSEAQGGHITRYDRKTGTARDIQPKAGYKEKLHFNWNAPIYPSPTQKGTIYLGAQFLFRSRDRGDTWERISPDLTTHDPEKQKQEESGGITVDNSAAEEYTNIYSVSESPKDGGVIWAGTSDGNLQLTRDAGKHWTNVIGNVTGLPKGAWVSWVEASRFEPATAYAAFDFHTVGDMRPFAYRTTDFGKTWTRIAGPESGVRGYAHVIREDTVKPSLLFLGTEFGLWISPDGGATWAQFKGGDFPDVAVRDLQIHPRDNDLVLATHGRGIWIVDDITPLRHLTPASLSKTAMFLPGRPVQQRMPSSGGWVEGDATFVGQNPTGGAVITYYQRSRHLFGPIKLEILDASGKVIDSIAASKQRGVNRVFWSMQVPPPRVPRAAQLAFYSSIGPRVPPGTYTARLTKGGETIEQKFDVVVDRRAPYGAAERKEQFDAVMKAHALFGEMSALNDRVDAARGAAMRAAKGLPEGDALKKKLDAAAGKLDDVKKEIVATKEGGAITGEERIREHLDEVYGALMSWEGKPAVYQVDRVEALRRELADVAKEFDALAKSDIGPLNAELASRKLPPIPTGEGSPARP